In Bradyrhizobium sp. CCBAU 051011, the following are encoded in one genomic region:
- a CDS encoding ATP-binding protein — MTSFGRVISVRGSQARVGLLATGQMPVSEVRATVGRFISIRCAQSTIVAMLTEVSCEDLPSSDNYIASASVDLLGEISGGERPKFQRGVTNYPTIGDDVDLITAQDLRTVYAPSGSDQINVGTLQQDRSVIAYVDVEEMLSKHFAVLGSTGVGKSTSVSLLLNEILKARPNLRVFLLDVHNEYGRCFGDRALVLNPRNLKLPFWLFNFEEIVDVLFGGRPGVPEELDVLAEVIPMAKGLYTQYQNSDRLGLKRVDPKSGGYTVDTPVPYRLVDLISLIDERMGKLENRSSRIIYHKLISRIETVRNDPRYAFMFDNANVGGDTMAEVISHLFRLPANGRPMTIMQLAGFPAEVVDSVVSVLCRMAFDFGLWSDGVSPLLFVCEEAHRYASADRNIGFGPTRKAVSRIAKEGRKYGVFLGLVTQRPAELDATIISQCNTLFAMRLANDRDQALLRSAVSDAAANLLSFVPSLGTREVLAFGEGVALPTRLRFKEVPVHQLPRSEATIASVPSVAAGHDMHFVSAVLDRWRGATSNRDVPNDPGIGGERPAARIMTPVEAPMLQPSMGLDPDRFSLLKKPLR; from the coding sequence GTGACATCCTTCGGACGTGTCATTTCCGTGCGCGGCTCGCAGGCCCGGGTCGGACTTCTGGCGACAGGCCAGATGCCCGTCTCCGAAGTGCGCGCCACCGTCGGCCGCTTCATCAGCATTCGCTGCGCCCAGTCCACGATCGTTGCGATGCTCACCGAGGTATCCTGCGAGGATCTGCCGAGCTCCGACAACTATATCGCGAGCGCCTCGGTCGACCTGCTCGGCGAAATTTCCGGCGGCGAGCGTCCCAAATTCCAGCGAGGCGTCACCAATTATCCGACGATCGGCGATGACGTCGACCTCATCACGGCCCAGGACCTGCGCACCGTCTATGCGCCGAGCGGATCGGACCAGATCAATGTCGGCACCCTGCAGCAAGACCGCTCGGTGATCGCCTATGTCGACGTCGAGGAAATGCTCTCCAAGCACTTCGCCGTCCTCGGTTCCACCGGCGTCGGTAAATCGACCAGCGTGTCGTTGCTGCTCAACGAGATCCTGAAAGCACGGCCGAACCTGCGGGTTTTCCTGCTCGACGTGCACAACGAATATGGCCGCTGCTTCGGCGACCGCGCGCTGGTGCTCAACCCGCGCAATCTGAAGCTGCCGTTCTGGCTGTTCAACTTCGAAGAGATCGTCGACGTGTTGTTCGGCGGCCGGCCCGGCGTGCCCGAAGAGCTCGACGTTCTCGCCGAAGTCATCCCGATGGCGAAGGGACTCTACACCCAGTATCAGAACTCCGACCGGCTCGGGCTGAAGCGCGTCGACCCCAAGTCGGGCGGCTACACGGTGGATACGCCGGTGCCGTACCGGCTGGTCGATCTGATTTCGCTGATCGACGAGCGGATGGGCAAGCTGGAGAACCGCTCCTCGCGCATCATCTATCACAAGCTGATTTCGCGCATCGAGACCGTGCGCAACGATCCGCGCTACGCCTTCATGTTCGACAACGCCAATGTCGGCGGCGATACCATGGCGGAAGTCATCAGCCATCTTTTCCGCCTGCCGGCCAATGGCCGGCCGATGACCATCATGCAGCTCGCCGGCTTCCCCGCCGAAGTCGTCGATTCCGTGGTGTCGGTGCTGTGCCGCATGGCGTTCGATTTCGGCCTGTGGAGCGACGGCGTGTCGCCGCTTCTGTTCGTCTGCGAAGAGGCGCACCGCTACGCCTCGGCCGACCGCAACATCGGTTTCGGCCCGACCCGGAAAGCCGTCTCGCGCATCGCCAAGGAGGGCCGCAAATACGGCGTCTTTCTCGGCCTCGTCACCCAGCGTCCGGCCGAACTTGACGCCACCATCATCTCCCAGTGCAACACGCTGTTTGCGATGCGCCTTGCCAACGACCGCGACCAGGCGCTGCTGCGCTCGGCCGTCTCTGACGCCGCCGCAAACCTCTTGTCCTTCGTGCCTTCGCTCGGCACCCGCGAGGTGCTGGCCTTCGGCGAAGGGGTGGCGCTGCCGACGCGCCTGCGCTTCAAGGAGGTGCCGGTCCACCAGTTGCCGCGCAGCGAAGCCACCATCGCGTCCGTGCCGTCGGTCGCCGCCGGCCATGACATGCACTTCGTCTCCGCCGTGCTGGACCGTTGGCGTGGCGCCACCTCCAACCGCGACGTGCCGAACGATCCCGGCATCGGCGGCGAGCGGCCCGCCGCCCGTATCATGACGCCGGTGGAAGCGCCGATGCTGCAGCCCTCGATGGGGCTCGATCCCGACCGCTTCTCGCTCTTGAAAAAGCCGCTGCGCTGA
- a CDS encoding peroxidase-related enzyme (This protein belongs to a clade of uncharacterized proteins related to peroxidases such as the alkylhydroperoxidase AhpD.) yields the protein MTKPAAPRFQPPAIDKLPEDIRTRILAVQEKSGFVPNVFLTLAYRPDEFRAFFAYHDALMEKDGGLTKAEREMIVVATSSANQCHYCVIAHGAILRIRAKNPQIADQIAVNYRKADITPRQRAMLEFAMKVSRAANEVSEADLAEVAGHGFSDDDIWDIAAISAFFALSNRLANVTAMRPNDEFYMMGRLSKQG from the coding sequence ATGACCAAGCCTGCCGCCCCGCGATTTCAGCCGCCCGCCATCGACAAGCTGCCGGAGGATATCCGCACCCGGATTCTTGCGGTGCAGGAGAAATCCGGCTTCGTGCCGAATGTCTTCCTGACGCTGGCCTATCGTCCGGACGAATTTCGCGCCTTCTTTGCCTATCATGACGCGCTGATGGAGAAGGACGGCGGGCTGACCAAGGCCGAGCGCGAGATGATCGTGGTGGCGACGAGTAGCGCCAACCAGTGTCACTACTGCGTGATCGCGCATGGCGCGATCCTGCGCATCCGGGCCAAGAACCCGCAGATCGCCGACCAGATCGCGGTCAACTACCGCAAGGCCGACATCACGCCGCGCCAGCGCGCCATGCTCGAGTTCGCCATGAAGGTGAGCCGAGCGGCGAACGAGGTGTCGGAGGCCGATCTTGCCGAAGTCGCCGGCCACGGCTTTTCCGACGACGACATCTGGGACATCGCGGCGATTTCGGCCTTCTTCGCGCTGTCGAACCGGCTGGCCAACGTCACCGCGATGCGCCCGAACGATGAGTTCTACATGATGGGGCGGCTGTCGAAGCAGGGCTGA
- a CDS encoding alpha/beta hydrolase — translation MVRLSIATAGFFLATLLSIPALAQTRPLVTEEMMVKTSDPGIEIYVRNKRPADMTSFRPEQTVLYVHGATYPSETAFDLKLDGLSWMEYIAARGYDVWLLDLRGYGKSTRPKEMADKPEANPPIVNGETAVKDIGTAVDFILRHRNIPRLNLLGWSWGTTLMATYTTQNAAKVERLVLYAPSWIRQTPSLVQAGAGKLGAYRMVNRDQARERWYTGVPEDKKASLIPAGWFDAWAAATFATDPDGATMNPPVVRAPNGVVQDGAEFFGAGKPYYDPAKITAPTLLVGAEWDRDTPPYMAQTLFPLLVNSPGKRYVALAEGTHSIIMERNRLKLFEAVQAFLDEAKKS, via the coding sequence ATGGTGAGACTTTCGATCGCGACCGCAGGCTTTTTTCTCGCAACGCTGCTTTCCATTCCGGCGCTGGCACAGACGAGGCCCCTGGTGACCGAAGAGATGATGGTCAAGACTTCCGATCCCGGCATCGAAATCTACGTCCGCAACAAGCGGCCGGCTGACATGACGTCGTTCCGCCCCGAGCAAACCGTGCTCTACGTGCACGGCGCGACCTATCCGTCCGAGACGGCGTTCGACCTCAAGCTCGATGGCCTGTCCTGGATGGAATACATCGCCGCGCGCGGCTACGACGTGTGGCTTCTCGACCTGCGCGGCTACGGCAAATCCACCCGCCCGAAGGAAATGGCCGACAAGCCCGAAGCCAATCCGCCGATCGTGAACGGCGAGACCGCGGTCAAGGACATCGGCACCGCCGTCGATTTCATCCTGCGGCACCGGAACATTCCGCGCCTCAACCTGCTCGGCTGGTCCTGGGGCACCACGCTGATGGCCACCTACACCACGCAGAACGCCGCGAAGGTCGAACGCCTTGTGCTCTATGCACCAAGCTGGATCCGGCAAACGCCTTCGCTGGTTCAGGCCGGCGCCGGCAAGCTCGGCGCCTACCGCATGGTCAATCGCGATCAGGCAAGGGAACGCTGGTACACCGGCGTGCCCGAGGACAAGAAAGCCAGCCTCATCCCCGCCGGGTGGTTCGACGCCTGGGCGGCTGCGACCTTCGCAACCGATCCGGACGGTGCAACGATGAATCCGCCGGTGGTCCGCGCCCCCAACGGCGTCGTACAGGACGGCGCCGAATTCTTCGGCGCCGGCAAACCCTATTACGATCCCGCCAAGATCACGGCGCCAACTTTGCTGGTCGGCGCCGAATGGGACCGCGATACGCCGCCCTACATGGCGCAGACGCTGTTTCCGCTCCTCGTGAATTCGCCGGGCAAACGCTACGTCGCGCTGGCCGAGGGAACGCACAGCATCATCATGGAGCGCAATCGCCTGAAGTTGTTCGAAGCGGTACAGGCGTTTCTGGATGAAGCGAAGAAGTCGTGA